The following coding sequences lie in one Meles meles chromosome X, mMelMel3.1 paternal haplotype, whole genome shotgun sequence genomic window:
- the LOC123934633 gene encoding elongation factor 1-alpha 1-like has product MENFEKKAAEMGKSSFRYTWVLNKPKAECERGITMDTSLWKFETSKYYVTITDAQGHRDFIKNMVTGTSQAYCAVLIIAAGVGEFEADISKNEQSREHAVLAYTLGVKQLTVGVNKMDSTEPPYSQKRYEEIIKDIYRIGGTGPVPVGRVETGVLKPGMVITFAPVNVTTEAKSVEMHHEALSEALAGNNVSFNVKKVSVKGVHHGNVAGDRKNDPPMEAAGFTAQFDELKEKIDHHSGKKLEDGPKFLRSGDAAIVEMVPGKPMRVESFSDYPPLGRFAVRDMRPMVAVGVIKAVDKKTAGAGMVTKCAQKAQKPK; this is encoded by the exons ATGGAAAATTTTGAGAAGAAGGCTGCTGAGATGGGAAAGAGCTCCTTCAGGTATACCTGGGTCTTGAACAAACCAAAAGCTGAATGTGAACGTGGTATCACCATGGATACCTCCCTGTGGAAATTTGAGACCAGCAAGTATTACGTGACCATCACTGATGCTCAAGGACACAGAGACTTTATCAAAAACATGGTTACAGGTACATCTCAGGCTTACTGTGCTGTCCTGATTATTGCTGCTGGCGTTGGTGAGTTTGAAGCAGACATCTCCAAGAATGAGCAGAGCCGTGAGCATGCCGTTCTGGCTTACACACTGGGTGTAAAACAACTAACTGTTGGTGTTAACAAAAtggattccactgagccaccctacagCCAGAAGAGATACGAGGAAATCATTAAG GACATCTACAGAATTGGTGGTACTGGTCCTGTCCCTGTGGGCCGAGTGGAGACTGGTGTTCTTAAACCTGGCATGGTGATCACCTTTGCTCCAGTCAATGTTACAACTGAAGCAAAGTCTGTCGAGATGCACCATGAAGCTTTGAGTGAGGCTCTTGCTGGGAACAATGTGAGCTTCAATGTCAAGAAGGTGTCTGTCAAAGGTGTTCATCATGGCAATGTGGCTGGTGACAGGAAAAATGATCCACCAATGGAAGCAGCTGGCTTCACAGCTCAG TTTGAtgagctgaaggagaagataGATCATCATTCTGGAAAGAAGCTGGAAGATGGTCCCAAGTTCTTGAGATCTGGTGATGCTGCCATTGTTGAGATGGTTCCTGGCAAGCCTATGCGTGTTGAGAGTTTCTCTGACTATCCTCCTCTGGGCCGTTTTGCTGTTCGTGACATGAGACCGATGGTTGCTGTGGGTGTCATCAAAGCAGTGGACAAAAAGACAGCTGGAGCTGGCATGGTCACCAAGTGtgcccagaaagctcagaagCCTAAATGA